Genomic window (Vespa velutina chromosome 16, iVesVel2.1, whole genome shotgun sequence):
AGATATTATGCAGGATGGGCAGATAAAAATCATGGTAAGGTTATTCCTATTGATGGAAAGTTTTTTGCTTATACTAAACACGAGCCTGTTGGGGTATGTGGACAAATTATTCCTTGGAATTTTCCTATGGTAATGATGGCTTGGAAAATAGCACCAGCATTAGCTACTGGAAATGTTGTTGTTTTAAAACCGGCAGAGCAAACCCCATTAACTGCTTTGTATATCGCACAATTAGTAAAGGAAGCTGGTTTTCCCAAGGGTGTTGTAAATGTTGTACCAGGTTTTGGTAAAGCTGGAGCTGCATTAGTTGCGCACAATAATGTTGATAAAGTAGCTTTTACTGGCTCAACAGAAGTAGGAAAATTGATACAAGCAGGTGCAGCTAAAAGCAATTTAAAACGAACAACGTTAGAATTAGGTGGAAAGTCACCAAACATCATTCTCTCTGATGCTGATTTCAAACATGCAGTTGAAACAGCTCATTttggattatttttcaatatgggTCAATGCTGTTGTGCAGGTTCTAGAACATATGtagatgaaaaaatttatgatgaaTTTGTAGAAAAAAGTGCTAAACGTGCTCAAATTAGAACAGTTGGTAATCCATTCGATGAAAATACTGAACAAGGTCCGCAAATAAATGAGGCCCAAATGAATAAGATAATTTCTATGATAAACACTGGAAAAGAGCAAGGTGCTAAATTAGTCACCGGTGGAAATCGTGTAGGTGAAAAAGGCTATTTTGTTGCACCAACTGTATTTGCGGATGTCACTGACGATATGACTATTGCCAAGGAAGAAATCTTTGGACCAGTTCAACAAAtcttaaaattcaaaaatatggATGAAGTCATAGAACGTGCTAATAATACTGATTATGGATTAGCTGCTGCTGTTTTTAcgaaagatatagataaagCTAATTATTTGGTTCAAGGATTACGTGCTGGCACTGTATGGGTAAACACTTATAATACTATAAGTGTTCAAGCACCATTTGGTGGCTATAAAATGTCAGGCCATGGAAGAGAGCTTGGAGAATATGGTCTTGAAGCATATACAGAAGTTAAAACGGTTATAGttaaaatagataagaaaaacaGTTAATTCTTCCTCTATactttatcgtatatattattactatatattaaataatattaagtatattaatatatatttttttattttaatatataataaataataaaatatttaaaagataagcTTCCATTTAACACGATTTAgcacaatataatataaaaaagattgtttgaataaaaatttgataaaacatcttaaaagaattataaaaatttttttaatttttaataatttaataattcttcctATTAACCTAAAACCTGcctatttaaatttattttaattactccaaatatttgataaagtCAAGTTAAACGAGAAAATTAGTTTTAAACAACTTTAACTATTaagttttatcattattacttttatggttttctttatgtaatatacaaaGACTAGTTATAGATTAtgaatatgtttattttaacaTCGCACTATTACCAActgtcgaaattttttttattaataaatataaaatagtagatatatttgttaaataaatattatattgattattgcgtgtataattttttttattgtattagaattttcttattataaatttatgcaAATGACGCGCCATTTTTTGAAATGTCACtataatatttcgttgatTGGTACGCTTGAATGAAATGAGTCCAACATTCCCGATAAATTGTAATGTTATCTACTGTTACATCTATCTTCTATGAAATTTCTCTCAACCTGTGAATGTTCTTTTAGAGTGCATTGGTCAAGTATGGAGTGGTTGTATATCTTATTGGCCATTGATGACAGTTCTCTGACATCTTTTGAAACTGATATAATGATAAACATAAAATCATGAGTGACACAACAGAAATTTAATATAGCTTAAGACGCAAGTGTTCAGGACAGGTAAATTTACATAACACAATtatagaaagataatatttttaaatataaaccgATAGATTAATAATGTaccatatatagaaaatatcattgacattaaatgatttataatcaatCGTATTAACAATGCAGTACATTGTTATCAGTACGTTAattgtatatagatatttttctaatacctACGTAATAAGATAATAGTCTTATCTTACCAGTGGTTTTAcagaattttcattgatttctgTTTACAAAGATaacaacttttttttaaatgagtcattattatgattaaataaaacttaattatttaacaagtaattacatctataaataatattgttaggTATATCCTATTAAATAGGTTATGTTTACAAAAATCATAAATGTgttaatatatgcatatagaaatatattatttttctataatccaataaatttgttacatatttcgatttattatcaaatatttgtatCTTGTACAAATGCATATGCAACTGCTTGAAAGGACAgttactatatatgtataattttgttatatgtttattaaaacaaagaaaatggttgacattttaattaaagaatatatcatTCGTAAAGTGATACatagtatttatttttcagcCTATAAGCCATGATGATTCATATTCCTTGATTTTTGAGAAACTTTAAAAAATCATCATGGAAGAGAACGAATTATACAATGTTACCGTTCCATTTTTGTCTGGTATTGAACCAGCATTTTGGAACTATTCTGATCATGTTATTCTCGATGATCTTAAAATGGACAGCAACTTCATATGGTTGCTTTGTTCATTAGTATCTGCCATATCTTGGATCATCTATATAGTTTATTATAATAGCAGAGTTATTGGTTacatattaacaaaattgttaAATCGTTTTGTTATACGTGATGGATATGTTAAAATTGGTATATACAATAATGACTATTAGAATccatataatttgttaaaatatatgatacttATTCTATTCCATTTCTAGGATCATTTACATTAAGTGCTCTAAGTGGAAAGATAATGTTTAGAGATATAGTTTATATTACAACAGATTATAGTATTAGAATACAAGATGGGTGGCTTATATTTAGATGGTGGAGGAGTTATGTCCCAAAAGATGTATCCGAAGGTAATAtttgcatgtatatatttgacataaaataaaatattatatataaaatatattaaattaaaaaaattcaaataatttatttgatgttTCAGATCTTTCTCATTCAGATACAAGACTTTCAGTAATGTTAAATGGATTCgaattacatgtatataatcgCTGTCAGTTATATGCACAATTGGAGAAATCATTTGGTCTCACACCTCAAATGTTTGCggacgaagaaaatttttgcatGAATGTTGATGATCATGATGTAACATCATTAGGCAATGCTAATCATGAAAATCGTCAACAAATAAATGCGATGGATGTTTCACGTCATGTTGAcaacattagaaaaaaagaagctcaTGTTATTGCTAGAACCTGGAGAGATTTAATACCTGTTATTAAATTAGATGTTTGCACGGTCAGTTGTACcaattactttatatttatctttgtaattatcaattattttgaaataggGATGTATTTGTTCAACCTAGTAATATTTACAGGGGAGATTAGT
Coding sequences:
- the LOC124954669 gene encoding aldehyde dehydrogenase, mitochondrial; this encodes MNRLVSKIRAYRLFSTASLPAPETKPPILYTGIFVDNEWHKSKSGNTFPTINPTTGEIIAEVQEGDVADIDFAVHAANKAFKLGSPWRTMDASQRGLLLNRLADLVERDHKYLASLETLDNGKPYSNAYAFDVPGVISTLRYYAGWADKNHGKVIPIDGKFFAYTKHEPVGVCGQIIPWNFPMVMMAWKIAPALATGNVVVLKPAEQTPLTALYIAQLVKEAGFPKGVVNVVPGFGKAGAALVAHNNVDKVAFTGSTEVGKLIQAGAAKSNLKRTTLELGGKSPNIILSDADFKHAVETAHFGLFFNMGQCCCAGSRTYVDEKIYDEFVEKSAKRAQIRTVGNPFDENTEQGPQINEAQMNKIISMINTGKEQGAKLVTGGNRVGEKGYFVAPTVFADVTDDMTIAKEEIFGPVQQILKFKNMDEVIERANNTDYGLAAAVFTKDIDKANYLVQGLRAGTVWVNTYNTISVQAPFGGYKMSGHGRELGEYGLEAYTEVKTVIVKIDKKNS